Proteins encoded by one window of Emticicia oligotrophica DSM 17448:
- a CDS encoding WD40/YVTN/BNR-like repeat-containing protein, with protein MKKQLTLITLLSITCFAGFSQKKKKVVAETAPVVTADVVSPTSATERMAGYEQRKKLQEASLVKNLKFRNVGPTVMSGRIVDIDANPENPTEFYAAYASGGLWYTVNNGQSFSPIFDNEAVMTIGDIAVDWKTRTIWIGTGENNSSRSSYSGVGMYKSTNNGKTWEYLGLPESHHVGRIALHPTDPNIAWVAVLGHLYSPNKERGMYKTTDGGKTWKQTLYINENTGAIDVRLDPNNANTLYATMWYKERTAWNFVEGGKESGIYKSTDAGETWKLISGEGSGFPTGAGNGRIGLAVYPKNPNIVYAIIDNQANRPKKEEKEDASRLTTKRMKTITKDEFLALSDATINEYLDGQGFPEKFTAKAFKEDLKADKIKVQDIYEYTYNGNNDLFDTQVTGAEVYRSEDAGATWKRTHADYLDNIYFTYGYYFGQIWVDPTDDKKIVIVGVPIVRSEDGGKSFKSIERENVHSDHHALWFDPKNPKHYINGNDGGINITYDDGKTWFKANSIPVGQLYHVSVDMAKPYNVYGGLQDNGVWYGSSTNSFDYNYGIFDNGDGYKFLLGGDGMQVQVDYRDNNTVYAGFQFGNYFRINKATNERKRLEVPRELGEAPFRFNWESPLTISRHNQDIIYFGSNKFHRSFDKGDTFKTLSGDLTRGRKEGDVPFGTLTTIEESPSRFGLIYTGSDDGLIYVTKDGGYTFTKIMDKPNLWVSGIAVSAHAEGTVYASLNAYRGDHFKPYLFVSTDYGQNWQAIGADLPAEPINVVKEDPKNANIIYVGTDNGLYISMDKGKTFMRGNGDGMPSVSIHDLVIHPRENELVVGTHGRSIYIADVKPLQALSSEVLAKNIHVYDLPSINYNASWGRMFDKYAEPEERKYNITYYAKAAGKATIKIQTDKGLVVKNISDDAEAGLNNVNFDQAIDIAAKGEYEKYLNDVKKKEDKEIKLELADDKKIYFRPGKYKLIIELNGDKVEKDLEIKASERRSRRAMSPKPTASPEEFEEWYEEMGFEETKK; from the coding sequence ATGAAAAAACAACTAACCCTAATCACCTTATTATCAATCACTTGCTTTGCTGGGTTTTCCCAGAAAAAGAAGAAAGTTGTCGCTGAAACAGCTCCAGTAGTCACCGCCGATGTGGTTTCTCCAACATCAGCCACTGAGCGAATGGCTGGCTATGAGCAACGCAAAAAATTGCAAGAAGCATCGCTCGTCAAAAATCTGAAATTCAGAAATGTTGGCCCAACCGTTATGAGTGGCCGTATTGTAGATATTGATGCAAATCCCGAAAACCCAACTGAGTTTTATGCGGCTTATGCTTCGGGTGGACTTTGGTACACGGTCAATAATGGTCAATCTTTCTCGCCAATCTTTGATAATGAGGCAGTTATGACCATTGGCGATATTGCCGTTGACTGGAAAACTCGTACAATTTGGATTGGTACGGGCGAAAACAACTCAAGTCGCTCATCGTATTCGGGTGTGGGAATGTACAAATCAACCAATAATGGCAAAACTTGGGAGTATCTCGGCTTGCCTGAATCACACCACGTTGGTAGAATCGCTTTGCACCCAACCGACCCAAATATTGCGTGGGTTGCGGTTTTGGGACATTTGTATTCGCCAAACAAAGAGCGTGGCATGTACAAAACCACCGATGGCGGTAAAACTTGGAAACAAACACTTTACATCAACGAAAATACTGGTGCGATTGACGTAAGACTCGACCCAAATAATGCCAATACTCTTTATGCTACCATGTGGTACAAAGAACGCACGGCATGGAATTTTGTAGAAGGTGGAAAAGAATCGGGCATTTATAAAAGTACCGATGCGGGCGAAACTTGGAAATTGATTTCGGGCGAGGGAAGTGGCTTCCCGACTGGTGCGGGCAATGGTCGCATTGGTCTGGCAGTTTACCCAAAAAATCCCAACATCGTTTATGCCATCATTGATAATCAGGCAAATAGACCAAAGAAAGAAGAAAAAGAAGATGCCAGCCGTCTGACCACAAAAAGAATGAAAACCATCACCAAAGATGAGTTTTTGGCTTTGAGCGATGCAACAATCAATGAATATTTAGATGGACAAGGTTTTCCTGAAAAATTCACGGCAAAGGCTTTCAAAGAAGACCTAAAGGCTGATAAAATTAAGGTACAAGATATTTATGAATATACTTACAATGGTAATAATGATTTATTCGATACGCAAGTAACGGGAGCGGAGGTTTATCGAAGTGAAGATGCAGGTGCAACTTGGAAACGCACCCACGCCGACTATTTGGATAATATCTATTTCACTTATGGCTATTATTTCGGACAAATTTGGGTTGACCCAACTGATGATAAGAAAATCGTAATTGTGGGTGTGCCAATCGTGCGTTCGGAAGATGGTGGTAAAAGTTTCAAAAGTATCGAAAGAGAAAACGTACATTCCGACCACCACGCTTTATGGTTCGACCCGAAAAATCCGAAACATTATATCAACGGAAATGATGGCGGAATCAACATTACTTACGATGATGGTAAAACTTGGTTCAAGGCAAACTCAATTCCTGTGGGGCAACTTTACCACGTTTCGGTCGATATGGCCAAGCCTTATAATGTCTATGGTGGCTTGCAAGATAATGGCGTTTGGTATGGTTCATCAACCAATTCGTTCGATTATAACTATGGTATCTTCGATAATGGCGATGGCTATAAATTCTTGCTCGGTGGCGATGGAATGCAAGTACAAGTAGATTACCGAGATAATAACACGGTTTACGCAGGGTTTCAGTTTGGAAACTATTTCAGAATCAATAAAGCAACCAACGAACGCAAGCGTTTGGAAGTTCCACGTGAATTAGGCGAAGCTCCTTTCCGTTTCAACTGGGAATCTCCACTTACGATTTCTCGCCACAATCAAGATATTATCTATTTTGGTTCAAATAAATTCCATAGAAGTTTCGATAAAGGCGATACTTTCAAAACCCTTTCGGGAGATTTGACTCGTGGCCGCAAAGAAGGTGATGTGCCTTTCGGAACACTAACAACCATAGAAGAATCACCAAGCAGATTTGGTTTGATTTACACAGGCTCAGATGATGGTTTGATTTATGTCACAAAAGATGGCGGTTATACTTTCACCAAAATCATGGATAAACCAAATCTTTGGGTAAGTGGCATTGCGGTTTCGGCTCATGCGGAAGGAACGGTTTATGCTTCATTAAATGCTTATCGTGGCGACCATTTCAAACCTTATTTGTTTGTTTCGACTGATTACGGTCAAAATTGGCAAGCAATCGGTGCAGATTTACCAGCCGAGCCAATCAACGTAGTAAAAGAAGACCCGAAAAATGCCAATATCATTTATGTTGGAACTGACAATGGTTTATATATTTCGATGGATAAAGGCAAAACTTTTATGCGTGGCAATGGCGACGGAATGCCAAGTGTCTCAATCCACGATTTGGTGATTCACCCAAGAGAAAATGAATTGGTCGTTGGCACGCACGGACGCTCGATTTATATTGCTGATGTGAAGCCATTACAAGCATTGAGTAGCGAGGTTTTAGCTAAAAATATTCACGTATATGATTTACCATCAATCAATTACAATGCTTCTTGGGGTAGAATGTTTGATAAATATGCCGAACCAGAAGAACGTAAGTACAATATCACTTACTACGCAAAAGCAGCAGGAAAAGCCACAATCAAGATTCAGACAGATAAAGGATTAGTTGTAAAAAACATTTCGGATGATGCCGAAGCTGGTTTAAATAACGTAAACTTCGACCAAGCGATTGATATAGCGGCTAAAGGCGAATACGAAAAGTATCTGAACGATGTAAAGAAAAAAGAAGATAAAGAAATCAAACTGGAGCTTGCCGACGATAAGAAAATTTATTTCCGCCCAGGAAAATATAAGCTTATCATCGAACTCAACGGCGACAAAGTAGAAAAAGACCTTGAAATAAAAGCATCGGAGCGTCGTTCACGCAGGGCAATGAGTCCGAAACCAACAGCTTCGCCAGAAGAATTTGAAGAATGGTACGAAGAAATGGGTTTTGAAGAAACCAAGAAGTAA
- a CDS encoding KUP/HAK/KT family potassium transporter, whose product MSLNHKNLDKVTAAGLLITLGIIFGDIGTSPLYVMQAIIGKEKIDEEIVFGSLSLIFWTLTLQTTLKYVILILRADNNGEGGIFALYALVRRHAKWLTVPAIIGGSALLADGIITPPISVSSAIEGLQIVYPDIQTIPIIIGIITTLFLVQAFGTSAVGKAFGPIMFIWFTMLAVLGIRQIIHEPAIFKAINPYHAYRLLFYHQDGFWLLGAVFLCTTGAEALYSDLGHCGRGNIRISWIYVKICLLLNYFGQGVWAISMNGQYLDGRKPFYQLMPDWFLLIGIGIATAATIIASQALITGSYTLISEAIRLTFWPKVRLKYPSDHKGQLYIRSINWLLWAGCVGVVLYFKESANMEAAYGLAITLTMLMTTILAGYYLYTHRFNKLLIVTFLTVYVLIEGAFLAANMLKFTHGGWVSVFIAAVIALVMIIWYRSNIIKNRLTEFVKLEKYLDGLKELSKDESIQKYSTHLVYMSNAHRVSEIESKVMYSIFEKRPKRADIYWFIHVDITDEPYTMKYKVNIIEPDDVIKVTFKLGFRVEQKINLYFRKVIEEMVKRKEVDIRSRYESLHKQNVIGDFRFVVLERYLSNENKLPFWERLTMEAYFFIKGFTNSEDKWFGLDTSNVKVEKVPLILRPIDNISLERED is encoded by the coding sequence ATGAGCCTTAATCACAAAAACCTTGATAAGGTTACGGCCGCAGGATTGCTTATTACACTTGGTATCATTTTCGGAGACATTGGAACATCTCCACTCTACGTAATGCAGGCCATCATTGGCAAAGAAAAGATTGATGAAGAAATTGTCTTTGGTTCATTGTCACTCATTTTCTGGACGCTTACTTTACAAACTACGCTCAAGTACGTTATTTTGATACTGAGAGCTGATAACAACGGCGAAGGTGGGATTTTTGCACTTTATGCACTCGTAAGAAGACACGCCAAATGGCTTACTGTGCCTGCGATTATTGGTGGTAGTGCTTTGTTAGCCGATGGCATCATCACACCACCGATTTCGGTTTCTTCGGCAATTGAAGGTTTGCAAATTGTTTATCCCGACATCCAAACCATTCCAATCATTATTGGTATCATTACTACACTTTTCTTGGTACAAGCGTTTGGAACAAGTGCGGTGGGTAAGGCTTTCGGACCAATAATGTTTATATGGTTCACCATGTTGGCGGTGCTCGGTATCCGACAAATTATTCATGAGCCTGCTATTTTTAAAGCAATTAACCCTTATCACGCGTACCGCCTGTTGTTCTATCATCAAGATGGATTTTGGCTATTAGGTGCCGTGTTTTTGTGTACGACTGGTGCCGAAGCATTGTATTCAGACCTCGGCCATTGTGGACGTGGCAATATTAGAATTAGCTGGATTTATGTGAAGATTTGCTTATTGCTCAATTATTTCGGGCAAGGTGTTTGGGCAATTTCAATGAATGGTCAGTATCTTGATGGTCGTAAGCCATTCTACCAACTTATGCCAGATTGGTTCTTGCTTATCGGAATTGGTATCGCCACTGCCGCAACTATCATTGCCAGTCAAGCCTTAATTACGGGTTCATATACCCTTATTTCTGAAGCCATTCGACTTACTTTTTGGCCAAAGGTTCGTTTGAAATACCCTTCTGACCACAAAGGACAGCTTTACATCAGAAGTATTAACTGGTTATTGTGGGCTGGCTGCGTTGGTGTAGTTTTATACTTTAAAGAATCCGCAAATATGGAAGCCGCTTACGGTTTGGCCATTACCCTTACGATGTTAATGACTACCATATTGGCTGGTTATTATCTTTATACACACCGATTCAATAAACTTTTAATTGTAACCTTCCTAACCGTTTATGTTTTAATTGAAGGGGCATTTTTAGCTGCCAATATGTTGAAGTTTACGCACGGTGGTTGGGTATCGGTATTTATTGCAGCTGTAATTGCATTGGTTATGATTATTTGGTATCGCTCAAATATTATCAAAAATAGATTAACTGAGTTTGTGAAGCTTGAAAAGTATCTCGATGGATTAAAAGAGCTAAGCAAAGATGAATCAATACAGAAGTATTCTACTCACTTGGTTTATATGAGCAATGCTCATAGAGTTTCTGAGATAGAATCGAAAGTTATGTATTCGATTTTTGAGAAACGCCCTAAAAGAGCAGATATTTATTGGTTTATTCATGTTGATATAACCGACGAACCTTATACAATGAAATACAAGGTTAATATAATCGAACCAGATGATGTTATAAAAGTAACTTTCAAATTAGGCTTCAGAGTTGAACAAAAAATAAACCTCTATTTCAGAAAAGTTATTGAAGAAATGGTGAAACGTAAAGAGGTTGATATTAGAAGTCGTTATGAATCTCTTCATAAACAAAACGTTATTGGTGATTTTAGATTTGTAGTTTTAGAAAGATACTTATCAAATGAAAACAAACTTCCTTTCTGGGAGCGTTTAACGATGGAGGCGTATTTCTTCATTAAAGGCTTTACAAACTCTGAAGACAAGTGGTTTGGACTCGATACAAGTAATGTAAAGGTTGAAAAAGTACCACTTATTCTTCGACCTATTGATAATATTTCGCTCGAGAGAGAAGATTAA
- a CDS encoding 3-keto-disaccharide hydrolase, with protein MKQNFVKFLGAILISNSLMAQLAPIKSIEGRWDITITKGNKKMPSWLEVSHSGEKYLNGHFVGDGGSARPISRINFADDKMSFSIPPQWDRAEKDLVVEAVLKNDKLTGTMNTPSGEVLSWEGVRAPKLNSTKTPVWGTPIKLFNGKNLDGWQAVSGENQWVVENGILKSPKSGANLRTIGTYNDFKLHVEFKYPEGSNSGVYLRGRYEVQVTDSKGREPLKDQLGAIYGFIAPIEMPAKSAGEWQSFDITLVGRLVTVVLNGKTIIYKNEIPGITGGALDSNEGEPGPIFFQGDHGPIEYRNIILTPAK; from the coding sequence ATGAAGCAAAACTTTGTAAAATTTTTAGGAGCAATCCTTATCAGCAACTCTCTCATGGCACAATTAGCTCCAATCAAGAGCATCGAAGGCCGTTGGGACATTACAATTACCAAAGGCAATAAAAAGATGCCATCTTGGTTAGAAGTAAGTCATTCAGGAGAGAAATATTTAAATGGTCATTTTGTTGGAGATGGTGGAAGTGCCAGACCAATTTCACGAATCAATTTTGCGGATGATAAAATGTCTTTCTCAATTCCGCCACAATGGGATAGAGCCGAAAAAGATTTAGTGGTTGAGGCTGTTTTGAAAAATGACAAGCTTACTGGTACTATGAATACGCCAAGCGGTGAAGTGTTGAGTTGGGAAGGCGTACGTGCACCGAAGTTAAATAGCACTAAAACACCAGTTTGGGGCACTCCTATCAAACTTTTCAATGGAAAAAACCTTGATGGTTGGCAAGCCGTAAGTGGCGAAAACCAATGGGTTGTAGAGAATGGTATTCTGAAAAGTCCAAAATCAGGGGCAAACTTACGCACAATCGGAACTTATAATGACTTCAAATTACATGTAGAGTTCAAATACCCAGAAGGTAGTAATAGTGGGGTTTATCTCAGAGGTCGTTATGAAGTACAAGTAACCGATAGCAAGGGCCGTGAACCATTAAAAGACCAATTAGGTGCAATTTATGGTTTTATTGCTCCAATCGAAATGCCAGCTAAAAGTGCTGGCGAATGGCAAAGTTTTGATATTACCTTAGTTGGAAGATTAGTAACGGTTGTTTTGAATGGCAAAACGATTATTTATAAAAACGAAATTCCAGGAATTACGGGCGGAGCTTTAGATAGTAATGAAGGCGAACCAGGTCCAATCTTTTTCCAAGGCGACCACGGCCCTATCGAATATCGAAATATTATCCTTACGCCTGCTAAGTAA
- a CDS encoding CobW family GTP-binding protein, with amino-acid sequence MKIPVNIITGFLGVGKTTTIKHILANKPSGERWAVIINEFGAVSIDHTAIEEKDDLTIREVAGGCICCTANLPMQVTLTTLLRSQKPDRILIEPTGMGHPEKILDLLQNQYLRDILEVRATICLVDPRKWIDANVRAHETFQDQINLADVLVANKADVAGEELVSKFKLWSENLYPPKLLIDSVSNGEINIDWLDIQPFEGRKSAFPQAHTHEHHHHNEEENELAEVGKPVKKLSKGLGMYSCGWLFSPEEVFSLPKLRQFFSSMQGVERAKGVFRIGKDWVLINAIDGEFSIQYIAYRRDSRIELIANYDLDWLVFEVKLKDCLI; translated from the coding sequence ATGAAAATACCCGTTAATATTATCACAGGCTTCTTAGGAGTAGGAAAAACCACTACCATTAAGCATATTCTTGCCAATAAACCCTCAGGCGAGCGTTGGGCGGTAATAATCAATGAATTTGGTGCCGTATCTATCGACCACACAGCTATTGAAGAAAAAGATGACCTGACAATTAGAGAAGTTGCTGGAGGTTGTATTTGTTGTACTGCCAATTTACCGATGCAGGTTACGCTCACTACCCTTTTACGTAGCCAAAAACCAGACCGAATTCTGATAGAGCCAACAGGAATGGGGCATCCCGAAAAAATATTAGATTTATTACAAAACCAATACCTAAGAGACATTCTTGAAGTAAGAGCCACCATTTGTTTGGTTGACCCACGCAAATGGATAGATGCAAATGTACGTGCCCATGAGACCTTTCAAGACCAAATAAATTTAGCCGATGTTTTGGTAGCTAATAAAGCTGATGTTGCAGGGGAAGAATTGGTAAGCAAGTTTAAGCTTTGGTCGGAAAACCTGTATCCGCCCAAATTGTTGATAGACTCAGTTTCGAATGGTGAAATAAATATTGATTGGCTTGATATACAACCATTTGAAGGCCGAAAATCAGCCTTTCCACAAGCACATACGCATGAGCATCACCATCATAATGAAGAAGAAAATGAATTAGCTGAGGTAGGAAAACCAGTAAAAAAACTAAGTAAAGGTCTAGGAATGTATAGTTGTGGGTGGCTTTTTTCGCCCGAAGAAGTTTTTAGTTTACCAAAACTCCGTCAATTTTTCAGTTCAATGCAAGGAGTAGAACGTGCCAAAGGTGTTTTTCGAATAGGTAAAGATTGGGTTTTGATAAATGCAATAGATGGAGAATTTTCAATACAATATATTGCTTATAGACGAGATAGTCGCATTGAACTTATTGCTAATTATGATTTAGATTGGCTGGTTTTTGAAGTGAAATTGAAAGACTGTTTGATATAA
- the secDF gene encoding protein translocase subunit SecDF: protein MRNKGGIVALLVAFLAISVYFLARTWKANDIRKDAEAYATDKSGKVDYTKKQRYLDSLWKQPVFLGMTTTEDLMKQELGLGLDLQGGMSVILEVSPTEIVRALANSRDPKVATAISKAQERAANSSANFVDLFAEEFKKVAPDTKLSSIFSNSSNRGTLSLESSDSQVISYIKKEVDGAFDRAFRIIQTRVDKFGVANPNLQRLSGTNRIQVELPGVDNPQRVRKLLSGAAKLEFCEVYSMQEIAPAFDGLSAILLQMDAEAKAAAKTDLNKIAGKGDNAAAATNDTSKNSLAAKLAGGSKTDTSKKDSTALAQRQSNAFSNLFVGTGYGVAVRVKDTSRVNQIMRRPDVQSLFPADANFVYDVKPRANGTNANEDIVDIYFVKDLGKAPLEGDVVTNATQDFDERGKPAVEMQMNAEGARKWKALTAANVGRQVAIILDNFVYSAPVVNGEIGGGRSSISGNFTVEEALDLANVLKAGKLPAPTNVISEDIVGATVGSEAARAGILSSIIGVLFVLAFVMIYYNKAGLIANIALIVNLFLLLGVMASFGATLTLPGIAGLVLSVGMSVDANVLIYERIKEELALGKTFATAVRDGFQNAMSSIIDSNVTTLITGAVLFIFGSGLILGFATTLLIGIFTSLFSAIFVSRLLFEYYIGKGKTVSFYTKFTEKLFKDSQFDFVSKRKLYYTISSAIIIAGIVSIFFKGFGLGVDFLGGRTYVAKFEKTVNTEEIDAALKGTFEGQAIEVKTFGGFDQVKITTPYKIENTNPEIEKQIENNVNNALANVNGNKGKITSSSKVGPTIANDAIGGALKAILLSIALVFIYIYLRFRSLAFGYGALVALFHDVAIILGIFSIFRGWLPFSLDVDQAFVGAVLTIMGYSMNDTVVVFDRVREYLREKRGVREDIPTVINNALNSTLSRTAVTGFSTLIVLLVLLIFGGETIRGFVFAMFVGVIVGTYSSLFVATPIVVDAMQRDLKNEDAKLAAVPVDAEAKKGKKA from the coding sequence ATGAGAAACAAAGGTGGTATAGTCGCTCTATTGGTGGCTTTTTTAGCAATTAGTGTTTACTTCTTGGCTCGTACTTGGAAGGCAAACGACATCAGAAAAGACGCAGAAGCGTATGCAACAGACAAATCAGGTAAAGTTGATTACACAAAAAAACAACGTTATTTAGATTCTCTTTGGAAACAACCCGTTTTCTTAGGAATGACTACAACTGAAGACCTAATGAAACAAGAATTAGGTTTAGGCCTTGACCTTCAAGGGGGTATGAGTGTTATTTTGGAGGTATCACCTACAGAAATCGTTCGTGCATTGGCAAATTCTCGTGACCCTAAAGTAGCCACGGCTATCTCTAAAGCACAAGAAAGAGCAGCTAATAGCAGTGCTAATTTTGTAGATTTATTTGCTGAAGAATTTAAGAAAGTAGCTCCTGATACAAAATTATCTAGTATTTTCTCAAATAGTTCAAATCGTGGTACACTAAGTTTGGAATCTTCTGATAGCCAAGTGATAAGCTATATCAAAAAAGAAGTTGATGGTGCTTTCGACCGTGCATTCCGCATTATCCAAACGCGTGTTGATAAATTTGGTGTTGCTAACCCTAACTTACAAAGACTTTCGGGAACTAACCGTATTCAAGTAGAATTGCCGGGTGTAGATAATCCTCAACGTGTGCGTAAACTCCTTTCTGGTGCTGCAAAATTAGAGTTTTGCGAAGTATATAGCATGCAAGAAATTGCTCCAGCGTTTGATGGTTTATCGGCTATCTTATTACAAATGGATGCTGAGGCAAAGGCTGCTGCGAAAACAGATTTAAATAAAATTGCAGGAAAAGGTGATAACGCAGCGGCAGCTACAAATGATACTTCAAAAAATAGTTTAGCAGCTAAATTGGCTGGGGGAAGCAAAACAGATACTTCGAAAAAGGATTCAACTGCTCTAGCTCAACGCCAATCAAATGCATTTAGTAATTTATTCGTTGGAACTGGATATGGCGTAGCAGTACGTGTGAAAGACACTTCACGTGTAAACCAAATCATGCGTCGTCCGGATGTTCAATCATTGTTCCCAGCTGATGCAAACTTTGTATATGATGTAAAACCACGTGCCAATGGTACAAACGCAAACGAAGATATTGTTGATATTTACTTTGTTAAAGATTTAGGTAAAGCTCCATTAGAAGGAGATGTTGTAACTAACGCTACTCAAGACTTCGATGAAAGAGGAAAGCCAGCAGTAGAAATGCAAATGAATGCTGAAGGTGCAAGAAAATGGAAAGCATTAACAGCTGCAAACGTAGGCCGTCAGGTTGCTATTATCCTTGATAACTTTGTTTATTCTGCTCCAGTTGTTAATGGTGAAATTGGCGGTGGTCGCTCGAGCATAAGTGGAAACTTCACTGTTGAAGAGGCTCTTGACCTTGCAAACGTATTGAAGGCTGGTAAACTTCCTGCCCCAACAAATGTAATTTCAGAAGATATCGTAGGTGCAACCGTAGGTTCGGAAGCCGCTCGTGCAGGTATTCTTTCTTCAATTATTGGCGTATTATTTGTATTAGCTTTCGTAATGATTTATTACAACAAAGCTGGTTTGATTGCCAATATCGCCCTTATTGTAAACTTATTCCTATTATTAGGTGTAATGGCTTCATTTGGTGCAACACTTACCCTACCAGGTATTGCAGGTTTAGTATTATCAGTAGGTATGTCAGTCGATGCCAACGTATTGATTTATGAGCGTATCAAAGAAGAATTAGCTTTAGGTAAGACATTTGCTACGGCTGTTCGTGATGGTTTCCAAAATGCAATGTCATCAATTATTGACTCAAACGTTACTACGCTCATTACCGGTGCGGTATTATTTATCTTTGGTTCAGGCTTAATTCTTGGTTTCGCTACTACGCTCTTAATTGGTATTTTTACTTCTTTATTCTCCGCTATTTTTGTATCAAGATTATTATTTGAATACTACATTGGTAAAGGAAAAACAGTATCATTCTACACGAAATTTACTGAGAAACTATTCAAAGACTCACAATTCGATTTCGTTTCTAAGCGTAAGTTATATTACACTATCTCAAGTGCCATTATCATTGCGGGTATTGTTTCGATATTCTTTAAAGGCTTTGGTTTAGGTGTTGACTTCCTAGGTGGTCGTACATACGTAGCAAAATTTGAAAAAACCGTAAATACTGAAGAAATCGACGCAGCATTGAAAGGAACTTTCGAAGGCCAAGCAATCGAAGTAAAAACTTTCGGTGGATTCGACCAAGTAAAAATCACGACTCCTTATAAAATCGAAAACACAAATCCTGAAATTGAAAAACAAATCGAAAACAATGTAAATAATGCTTTGGCCAACGTAAATGGCAATAAAGGCAAAATAACAAGTTCTTCGAAAGTTGGTCCAACCATCGCAAATGATGCAATTGGCGGTGCATTAAAAGCCATATTGCTTTCAATCGCATTGGTATTTATCTATATCTATTTACGTTTCCGTAGCTTAGCATTTGGTTATGGTGCATTGGTTGCCTTATTCCACGATGTGGCTATCATTCTTGGTATTTTCTCAATTTTCCGCGGTTGGCTTCCATTCTCGCTTGATGTTGACCAAGCTTTTGTGGGTGCAGTTCTAACAATTATGGGTTATTCAATGAACGACACCGTAGTTGTATTCGACCGTGTACGTGAATACTTACGTGAAAAACGTGGTGTGAGAGAAGATATTCCTACAGTTATCAACAATGCCTTGAATAGTACACTGAGCCGTACGGCAGTTACTGGTTTCTCTACTTTAATCGTACTTTTAGTGTTATTGATTTTTGGTGGTGAAACAATTCGTGGCTTCGTATTTGCCATGTTTGTTGGGGTAATCGTTGGTACATACTCTTCGTTATTCGTAGCAACTCCAATCGTTGTTGATGCGATGCAACGTGATTTAAAGAATGAAGATGCTAAATTAGCTGCTGTACCCGTTGATGCTGAGGCTAAAAAAGGTAAGAAAGCTTAA